The Trinickia acidisoli genome includes a window with the following:
- a CDS encoding class I SAM-dependent methyltransferase, protein MKKCVACGFNFPSQSSNCPGCGWAPERLGTFQAYAPALALAGGGFNTADFADLADLEAQHFWFRARNRLIIWALGKYCPEFRSFLEIGCGTGFVLSGIASAYPRAQLHGSEIFTAGLNFAFARQPAIDFMQMDAREIPFINEFDAIGAFDVLEHIEEDAQVLSQIHDALKLHGIMLLTVPQHAWLWSSVDERACHVRRYTAKELHSKVKAAGFDILRTTSFVTGLLPAMLVSRLRKKRCDAREANGHAELRIADWLNTLFEAVLSIDAALIRHNFNLPIGGSRLIVARKL, encoded by the coding sequence ATGAAGAAATGTGTCGCATGTGGATTTAATTTCCCCTCCCAGAGTTCGAATTGTCCGGGATGTGGCTGGGCTCCGGAAAGACTGGGGACATTCCAGGCATACGCACCCGCCTTGGCATTGGCTGGAGGTGGCTTCAATACAGCCGATTTTGCCGACTTGGCTGACCTCGAGGCGCAGCACTTTTGGTTTCGTGCGCGCAATCGTCTTATTATATGGGCGCTTGGGAAATATTGCCCGGAATTTCGTTCCTTTTTGGAAATAGGCTGTGGTACCGGATTCGTCTTGTCTGGCATCGCGTCCGCATATCCTCGAGCACAACTTCATGGCAGTGAAATATTCACTGCAGGATTGAATTTCGCTTTCGCTAGGCAGCCCGCCATCGATTTCATGCAAATGGACGCAAGGGAAATCCCGTTCATTAACGAATTTGATGCGATCGGGGCGTTCGATGTTTTGGAGCATATCGAGGAGGATGCTCAGGTTTTAAGTCAAATCCACGATGCGTTGAAGTTGCACGGCATCATGCTGCTAACCGTTCCGCAGCACGCGTGGCTATGGAGTTCAGTCGACGAACGGGCTTGCCATGTTCGCCGCTACACTGCCAAAGAGTTACATAGCAAAGTCAAGGCCGCCGGCTTTGACATCCTGCGAACAACCTCGTTTGTCACCGGCCTTCTGCCTGCGATGCTCGTATCTCGGTTGCGCAAAAAGCGATGCGATGCGAGAGAAGCCAATGGGCATGCAGAACTCAGGATAGCTGATTGGCTCAATACTTTATTCGAGGCGGTTTTGAGTATCGATGCGGCATTGATACGCCACAACTTCAACCTACCGATCGGAGGATCGCGGCTGATCGTGGCAAGAAAATTATGA
- the rffA gene encoding dTDP-4-amino-4,6-dideoxygalactose transaminase has product MTEEHIPFNWPHMTGKELHYIAESHHNGRLAGDGPYTERCHAWLEQRSGSTKALLTHSCTAALEMTALLLNIAPGDEIIMPSYTFVSTANAFVLRGAVPVFIDVREDTLNLDEHLVEAAITPRTRAIVPVHYAGVACEMDAIMSIAKRHGLYVVEDAAQGAMSTYKGRALGSIGDLGAYSFHETKNVISGEGGCLLVNAPQLAQRAEIIREKGTDRSRFFRGEVDKYTWQEAGSSFLPGELIAAFLWAQLQEADRITQERLTMWGRYHQIIEGLASQGFLRRPIVPDECQHNAHMYYVLLSQGIDRQAVLGELKRNNISSVFHYVPLHSSPGGQRYGRAHGNLSVTNSISERLIRLPLWIGLTPMQQERIVEVLGHAINPIKVI; this is encoded by the coding sequence ATGACAGAAGAACACATTCCGTTCAATTGGCCTCACATGACCGGCAAAGAGCTACATTACATTGCCGAATCACACCACAATGGACGCTTGGCAGGCGATGGCCCCTATACCGAGCGCTGCCACGCCTGGCTCGAGCAGCGTAGCGGCAGCACCAAGGCGCTACTGACGCATTCCTGTACGGCGGCCCTGGAAATGACCGCGCTGTTGCTGAACATCGCCCCTGGCGACGAAATCATCATGCCGTCGTACACCTTCGTCTCGACAGCGAATGCGTTCGTCCTGCGTGGTGCTGTGCCCGTGTTCATCGATGTGCGAGAGGACACGTTAAATCTCGACGAGCACCTGGTCGAGGCCGCTATCACGCCACGTACGCGGGCTATTGTCCCAGTACACTACGCGGGCGTGGCTTGCGAGATGGATGCCATCATGAGCATCGCCAAGCGTCATGGTTTGTATGTGGTCGAGGACGCCGCGCAAGGGGCCATGTCGACTTACAAGGGGCGTGCGCTGGGCAGCATCGGCGATCTTGGCGCATACAGCTTTCATGAAACCAAGAATGTCATCTCTGGGGAGGGGGGCTGCCTGCTGGTGAATGCCCCCCAATTGGCCCAGAGAGCCGAGATTATTCGTGAAAAAGGTACGGATCGCAGTCGATTTTTCCGCGGCGAGGTCGATAAGTATACGTGGCAAGAAGCTGGATCGTCGTTTCTGCCGGGCGAACTGATTGCCGCTTTCCTCTGGGCGCAACTTCAAGAAGCGGATCGAATCACGCAAGAGCGCCTGACTATGTGGGGACGATACCATCAGATCATCGAAGGATTGGCCTCTCAAGGGTTCTTGCGCCGCCCTATCGTTCCCGATGAGTGTCAGCACAATGCTCATATGTATTACGTTCTACTTTCCCAGGGTATTGATCGTCAAGCGGTTCTGGGAGAGTTAAAACGGAACAATATATCCTCTGTGTTTCATTATGTCCCGCTGCATTCGTCGCCAGGCGGGCAAAGATACGGCAGGGCACATGGCAACCTCTCTGTAACCAATTCAATCTCCGAGCGATTGATCCGCCTGCCTTTATGGATAGGATTGACTCCTATGCAACAAGAAAGGATAGTTGAGGTTCTAGGGCATGCAATAAATCCGATTAAAGTTATTTGA
- a CDS encoding glycosyltransferase family 2 protein produces the protein MNADRVSSSPHISVVIPVYKAENCLNELYFRLKKSLEEISNNFEIILIEDCGGDNSWAIIERLAATDARVRGIQFSRNFGQHYGITAGLDLCNGDWAVVMDCDLQDQPEDIPRLYRKAREGFDIVLARRRTLRQVPLKRLTSWLFYKIFNYLADIEYHENGGNFRIISRKVVVNFRRMREQLRFFSGLVQWMGFPTASIEVEQAERFAGESTYTFAKLWKLSSNAIVAYSDKPLRLAIRLGFLMAATSFCYGAYFLGHALIYGSPVPGWNSLIVSLYFIGGIIISILGIIGIYLGKTFDESKKRPLYIVGNQIGFDLDQN, from the coding sequence ATGAACGCGGATCGCGTAAGCAGCTCCCCTCATATCTCCGTAGTTATTCCGGTCTATAAGGCCGAAAATTGCCTTAATGAGTTATATTTCAGATTAAAAAAATCACTGGAAGAAATTTCGAATAATTTCGAAATCATTCTGATCGAGGATTGTGGCGGTGATAACTCATGGGCAATCATCGAACGTTTAGCAGCGACTGACGCGCGGGTAAGAGGCATTCAATTCAGCCGCAACTTCGGGCAGCATTACGGCATCACCGCTGGTTTGGACCTTTGTAACGGCGATTGGGCCGTCGTGATGGATTGCGACTTACAAGATCAACCAGAGGATATTCCACGCCTATATAGGAAGGCACGGGAGGGCTTTGATATTGTACTGGCGCGGCGTCGCACTCTGCGTCAGGTGCCGCTCAAGCGGCTGACCTCCTGGTTGTTCTATAAAATATTCAACTACCTTGCCGATATCGAGTACCACGAGAACGGCGGAAATTTCCGCATCATTTCACGCAAAGTGGTTGTCAACTTTCGTCGCATGAGAGAGCAATTGCGGTTCTTCAGTGGATTAGTGCAGTGGATGGGTTTTCCCACTGCCTCGATCGAGGTGGAGCAAGCGGAACGCTTTGCGGGTGAATCCACGTACACATTTGCCAAACTATGGAAGCTATCGTCCAATGCAATCGTTGCTTATTCAGATAAACCGTTGCGACTGGCAATACGGTTAGGTTTTTTGATGGCGGCTACCTCATTTTGCTACGGGGCATATTTTCTAGGGCACGCTTTAATCTATGGCTCCCCGGTCCCAGGTTGGAACAGTTTAATCGTATCGCTATACTTCATTGGCGGAATCATTATTTCAATACTGGGCATCATCGGCATTTACTTAGGAAAGACATTTGACGAAAGCAAAAAGCGGCCATTGTATATTGTTGGCAATCAAATCGGCTTTGATCTTGATCAAAATTAG
- a CDS encoding NAD-dependent epimerase/dehydratase family protein: protein MKRKMLLITGAAGFLARAVVRQVPSGWRMAALTRAGTRASASFDVSHESVDELIADLSSIDAILHLAARIPAARDAAPADLVPTNVDLVAKLVQAYPNATHVLASSVSVFGTPEYLPLSMDSSPCRPNAYGLSKLAAECWVRKSQKYAIIRFSSLIGVGMRPDSFIPVAVSAARNGCIRLIGSGERLQNYLDVNDAALMCLNAISSEKSIAALGIGEHSYSNRDVANLLVELTGASIVHVGEDSSPSYVYDLNDAVALGRPYIDLRSTLENMVRHA from the coding sequence ATGAAGCGCAAGATGCTTTTGATTACTGGAGCCGCGGGTTTTTTGGCGCGCGCGGTGGTTCGGCAAGTGCCGAGCGGCTGGCGAATGGCTGCGCTAACGCGTGCTGGCACGCGAGCTTCGGCAAGTTTCGACGTCAGTCATGAGTCTGTGGACGAATTGATTGCCGACTTGAGCAGTATCGACGCCATTTTGCACTTAGCGGCAAGAATCCCCGCAGCGCGAGATGCGGCACCAGCCGACCTGGTGCCCACGAACGTCGATCTTGTCGCAAAACTAGTCCAGGCCTATCCCAATGCAACCCATGTGCTTGCCTCGTCAGTTTCCGTGTTCGGTACTCCAGAATATTTGCCACTATCGATGGACTCCTCACCTTGCCGACCAAACGCATATGGATTGTCCAAGTTGGCAGCCGAGTGTTGGGTGCGTAAATCACAAAAATACGCGATTATTCGATTTTCGTCATTGATCGGTGTCGGGATGAGGCCTGACAGCTTCATACCAGTGGCTGTTTCTGCAGCTCGCAACGGCTGTATCCGCCTCATCGGCAGTGGCGAGCGACTCCAGAATTACCTCGACGTAAATGACGCCGCATTGATGTGTCTGAACGCAATAAGCAGCGAAAAATCGATAGCCGCGCTGGGGATAGGTGAGCATTCCTATAGTAATCGCGACGTTGCCAATCTTTTGGTCGAATTGACCGGTGCATCCATCGTGCACGTGGGTGAAGACTCGAGTCCGTCCTATGTTTATGATCTCAACGATGCAGTAGCTCTGGGACGGCCGTATATCGATTTGAGAAGTACCCTGGAAAACATGGTGCGACACGCATGA
- a CDS encoding ATP-grasp domain-containing protein, whose amino-acid sequence MRSILVTGIGGVVGQGILRNLRAMNLDTTIIGTNTLQISAGNHLCDHVYQVPYAYDEGYIATIRELSCRHAVELIIPSTDYEAHYLSINRASLSGRVAAASPEVTGLCLDKYLNFEKFAALGLPFARSTLPSSYQREFNRIVVKPREGRGSRNIHIDPVSPKDFSDDYVIQEYLDGPELTSAFYVLQTGELHGLITLKRELDHGNTSSCEVVFDHDPVIREIIEHMIAHFPFRGSCNIQSRVTENGIIPFEINCRISGTNSIRSQFGFNDVAYTVQELLLKQAPNSPQITKGSAIRIMHDVIYRDKSLSEISNRSDLFFIF is encoded by the coding sequence ATGAGATCTATTTTGGTAACAGGGATTGGTGGTGTTGTCGGGCAAGGCATCTTGCGGAACCTTCGTGCAATGAATCTCGATACGACGATCATTGGAACAAATACACTGCAAATTAGCGCCGGCAATCATCTTTGCGATCACGTATATCAAGTTCCCTACGCGTATGATGAAGGCTATATTGCGACGATCCGTGAATTGTCGTGCCGACACGCTGTCGAGCTCATCATCCCGAGCACCGATTACGAGGCTCATTACCTGTCAATCAATCGGGCGAGCTTATCCGGCAGGGTTGCGGCGGCATCGCCTGAAGTTACCGGACTATGCCTAGATAAATATTTGAATTTCGAGAAATTCGCGGCGCTCGGGTTACCATTTGCGCGCTCGACACTGCCGTCCAGCTATCAGCGCGAATTTAACAGGATCGTTGTCAAACCTCGCGAAGGACGGGGGTCGCGCAATATTCATATCGACCCGGTGTCGCCCAAGGATTTTTCCGATGACTATGTCATCCAAGAATATTTGGATGGCCCGGAGCTGACCAGTGCATTCTATGTTTTACAAACAGGAGAATTGCATGGACTCATCACCTTGAAGCGCGAACTTGATCACGGCAATACATCGAGCTGCGAGGTTGTATTCGATCATGATCCAGTCATACGTGAAATTATCGAACACATGATTGCGCATTTTCCGTTCAGGGGCTCGTGCAATATCCAAAGCCGCGTCACCGAAAATGGCATCATTCCGTTTGAAATCAATTGTAGAATTTCGGGAACCAATTCGATCAGATCGCAGTTCGGTTTCAATGATGTCGCCTATACCGTGCAAGAACTGCTCCTGAAACAGGCGCCGAATTCACCGCAAATTACGAAAGGAAGCGCGATCCGCATCATGCACGACGTGATCTATCGAGATAAATCGCTATCCGAAATATCAAATCGAAGTGATCTATTTTTCATTTTTTAA
- a CDS encoding HAD family hydrolase: MKIKSIFFDVANTLLYKPGLYPAIHQTLSQHGISISFEKLLLVHRLLSDVITFPDRTSSDFYRDFNSHLLRSFGVVPCDELLNAIFSSCSYLPWRPFPDTASLAAIKLPMGIVSNWDTSLREKLALLPSANFTWILGSEEQGVRKPAPDFFTRIFDISGLRADEIIYVGDSIRLDIEPALNLGIKTILLDRDDLYGSSTAPRIRHLGELVRWLDAN; encoded by the coding sequence ATGAAGATAAAATCTATTTTCTTCGATGTGGCCAACACCCTCTTATACAAGCCCGGACTATATCCAGCGATTCATCAGACTCTGTCGCAGCATGGCATTTCAATATCTTTCGAAAAACTGTTATTAGTTCATCGATTGCTCTCCGATGTAATTACATTTCCAGATCGAACTTCAAGCGATTTTTATCGCGATTTTAATAGCCACTTACTACGCTCCTTTGGCGTCGTCCCATGCGACGAGCTATTAAATGCGATCTTCTCGTCATGTAGCTATTTGCCATGGAGGCCTTTCCCTGATACTGCATCCCTTGCCGCCATCAAATTGCCCATGGGCATCGTTTCCAACTGGGACACATCATTGCGCGAGAAATTGGCGCTACTTCCTAGTGCGAATTTCACTTGGATTCTCGGTTCGGAGGAACAAGGCGTGCGCAAACCTGCACCCGACTTCTTCACAAGAATTTTTGATATCTCCGGGTTACGTGCCGATGAAATTATCTACGTCGGCGACTCGATAAGATTGGACATCGAACCCGCATTGAACTTAGGGATAAAGACGATATTGCTTGATCGTGATGATCTCTATGGCAGTTCAACTGCTCCAAGAATCAGGCACCTTGGCGAGCTTGTCCGCTGGCTCGATGCAAATTAA
- a CDS encoding class I SAM-dependent methyltransferase: MSALAGRELSILDYGGGDGAISIRIAKNLLERGAKRIHIALLDYDQSDIDINDRHINLFRPDKLTEIVDRSMDLIIASAVIEHIPEPRDVLLKLLSSMRSSDSVFYARTPYVTPLLNFAKIIGTPFDFTYPAHVHDLGAKFWNNLLSVLPTAGRFQVLRSTPSIVETSIKRHFTRTLAAHILKIPGYILKESYGFVGGWEIIIRRHS; this comes from the coding sequence ATGAGCGCGCTAGCTGGCCGAGAGCTGTCTATTCTCGACTACGGTGGTGGGGATGGCGCTATTTCAATTCGGATCGCCAAGAATTTACTTGAGCGCGGCGCGAAGCGCATCCATATAGCGCTGCTGGACTATGATCAAAGCGATATCGATATAAACGATCGACACATTAACCTTTTCCGACCCGATAAGTTGACGGAGATAGTCGATCGGTCGATGGATCTGATTATTGCCAGCGCAGTTATCGAGCATATTCCCGAGCCAAGGGATGTTTTGCTCAAGTTACTTTCTTCAATGCGATCCAGTGACAGCGTGTTTTACGCCAGGACGCCCTATGTGACCCCTTTACTTAATTTCGCCAAAATAATTGGCACACCTTTTGATTTTACCTATCCGGCACATGTGCATGATTTAGGCGCAAAATTTTGGAATAATCTTCTGTCCGTCTTGCCGACGGCGGGGAGATTTCAAGTGCTTCGTTCCACCCCTTCCATTGTAGAAACCTCTATCAAGCGACATTTTACGAGAACGCTAGCCGCCCATATATTGAAAATACCAGGATATATATTGAAGGAAAGCTATGGCTTTGTCGGCGGATGGGAGATCATTATCCGTCGTCATTCCTGA
- the gloA gene encoding lactoylglutathione lyase has product MRLLHTMLRVGDLDRSLKFYTELLGMKLLRRDDYPAGRFTLAFVGYTDESEGAVLELTHNWDTTAYDLGAGYGHIAIEVDDAYVACEKIKAQGGTVVREAGPMKHGTTVIAFVTDPDGYKIEFIQRKAR; this is encoded by the coding sequence ATGCGCTTGCTGCATACGATGCTGCGAGTCGGCGATCTCGACCGCTCGCTCAAGTTCTATACGGAATTGCTCGGCATGAAGCTGCTGCGCCGCGATGACTACCCCGCAGGCCGCTTCACGCTTGCTTTCGTCGGCTATACCGACGAAAGCGAGGGCGCTGTCCTCGAGTTGACGCACAACTGGGATACGACAGCCTACGATCTCGGCGCGGGCTATGGCCATATCGCGATCGAAGTCGACGATGCCTATGTCGCTTGCGAGAAGATCAAAGCGCAAGGCGGGACCGTCGTGCGAGAAGCGGGCCCGATGAAGCACGGCACGACCGTCATCGCGTTCGTCACCGATCCGGACGGGTACAAGATCGAGTTTATTCAGAGGAAGGCGCGGTAG
- a CDS encoding DMT family transporter produces the protein MNTAAAIATPASVRRAPDSFAIALMVLLCAIWGLQQVAIKSTNGALGPMFQAGLRSTIAAVLVYGWARLRGTPLFLRDGTFGAGLLAGVLFAGEFICIFAGLTLTSASRMAVFLYTAPCFTALGLHAFVAGERMRRMQWYGVAVAFAGIALAFADGFARAPAPGASALAGVLGDALGVLGGVMWAATTVVVRATSLSQASASKTLFYQLVVSAVILLVLAFALGEPQRAHLTPLAMVSLGYQAIAVAFVSYLTWFWLLTRYMASRLSVFSFLTPLFGVGFGVALLGESFSSRFVLASTLVLAGIVLVNAPARRADAK, from the coding sequence ATGAACACCGCAGCAGCAATCGCCACGCCGGCTTCGGTGCGCCGTGCTCCCGACTCGTTCGCCATCGCGCTGATGGTACTGCTGTGCGCCATTTGGGGCCTGCAACAAGTTGCGATCAAATCGACGAACGGCGCGCTCGGGCCGATGTTCCAGGCGGGCTTGCGCTCGACGATCGCGGCCGTGCTCGTCTATGGCTGGGCCCGCTTGCGCGGCACGCCGCTCTTTCTGCGCGATGGAACCTTCGGAGCCGGCTTGCTTGCCGGCGTGCTGTTCGCGGGCGAATTCATCTGCATTTTCGCGGGGCTCACGTTGACGAGCGCCTCGCGCATGGCCGTCTTCCTGTATACGGCGCCATGCTTCACCGCCCTCGGCTTGCATGCGTTCGTCGCCGGCGAGCGGATGCGCCGCATGCAGTGGTACGGCGTCGCGGTAGCGTTCGCGGGGATCGCGCTTGCGTTCGCCGATGGCTTCGCACGCGCCCCCGCACCGGGCGCCTCGGCCCTCGCGGGCGTCCTCGGCGATGCGCTCGGCGTGCTCGGCGGCGTCATGTGGGCGGCGACGACCGTCGTCGTGCGCGCCACCTCGCTCTCGCAGGCGAGCGCCAGCAAGACGCTGTTCTATCAACTCGTGGTCTCGGCCGTGATCCTGCTCGTGCTGGCGTTCGCGCTCGGCGAGCCGCAGCGCGCGCACCTCACGCCGTTGGCCATGGTAAGCCTCGGCTACCAAGCCATCGCCGTCGCGTTCGTGAGCTACTTGACGTGGTTCTGGCTGCTCACGCGCTACATGGCCTCGCGCCTGTCGGTGTTCTCGTTCTTGACGCCGCTGTTCGGCGTAGGCTTCGGCGTCGCGCTGCTCGGCGAATCGTTCAGCTCGCGCTTCGTGCTGGCGTCGACGCTCGTGCTCGCGGGCATCGTGCTCGTGAACGCGCCGGCGCGCCGCGCGGACGCGAAGTAA
- the rsmA gene encoding 16S rRNA (adenine(1518)-N(6)/adenine(1519)-N(6))-dimethyltransferase RsmA, which yields MSTSRQHQGHFARKRFGQNFLVDLGIIDAIVSLIAPESGQRMVEIGPGLGALTEPLVERLATPGAPLHAVELDRDLIARLQDKFGERLALHAGDALAFDFGSLVDTREQPTLRIVGNLPYNISSPLLFHLMSFAPIVIDQHFMLQNEVVERMVAEPGTKAFGRLSVMLQYRYVIDKQLDVPPESFQPPPKVDSAIVRMIPYAPHELASVDMKVFGELVTAAFSQRRKMLRNTLAAYRDRVDFDGLGFDLARRAEDVSVDEYVRVAQTLVERPQ from the coding sequence ATGTCTACCAGCAGACAGCATCAAGGCCATTTCGCGCGCAAGCGATTCGGTCAAAATTTTCTCGTCGACCTTGGCATCATCGATGCGATCGTCTCACTCATCGCGCCCGAGAGCGGGCAACGGATGGTCGAAATCGGGCCGGGCCTCGGCGCACTCACCGAGCCGCTGGTCGAGCGCCTTGCCACGCCCGGGGCACCGCTGCACGCCGTCGAACTCGATCGCGATCTCATTGCGCGTCTGCAGGACAAGTTCGGCGAGCGTCTCGCGCTGCACGCGGGCGACGCGCTGGCCTTCGATTTCGGCTCGCTTGTCGACACGCGCGAGCAGCCGACGCTGCGCATCGTCGGCAATCTGCCCTACAACATTTCAAGCCCGCTGCTGTTTCATCTGATGTCGTTCGCACCGATCGTGATCGATCAGCACTTCATGCTGCAAAACGAAGTGGTGGAGCGGATGGTGGCCGAGCCTGGCACCAAGGCGTTCGGGCGGCTGTCGGTGATGCTGCAGTATCGCTATGTGATCGACAAGCAGCTCGACGTGCCTCCCGAATCGTTCCAGCCGCCGCCGAAAGTCGATTCGGCGATCGTGCGGATGATTCCCTATGCTCCGCATGAGCTCGCGAGCGTCGACATGAAGGTGTTCGGCGAACTCGTCACGGCGGCGTTTTCGCAGCGGCGCAAAATGCTGCGCAATACGCTGGCGGCCTACCGCGACCGGGTGGATTTCGACGGGCTTGGTTTCGATCTCGCGCGGCGTGCCGAGGACGTGTCCGTCGACGAATACGTGCGCGTGGCGCAAACACTCGTGGAGCGGCCGCAGTAA
- the pdxA gene encoding 4-hydroxythreonine-4-phosphate dehydrogenase PdxA, which yields MKRAASTVPLNIAITTGEPAGVGPELTAAALAGAAAHWPGVKFTVLGDAALIEDRARAVGVDWPPLLRGGQVSMANRPLAVPSHAGRLDAANGRYVLGLLDDAIDGALGSTVGGTSSGTFDAIVTAPLQKSTINDAGVPFTGHTEYLAERTRTARVVMMLSGTGERPLRVALATTHLPLKDVPAALGVDSLVETLAIIDRDLRRDFGLPVPRILVTGLNPHAGENGYLGREEIDVIAPALAEAARRGIDARGPYPADTLFQPRYLNEADCVLAMFHDQGLPVLKYATFGEGVNITLGLPIIRTSVDHGTALDLAGTGRADAGSMIAAIDTAVAMARNRRGG from the coding sequence ATGAAGCGCGCTGCCAGCACTGTCCCGCTGAATATCGCGATCACGACGGGCGAACCGGCCGGCGTAGGGCCGGAGCTGACGGCCGCCGCACTAGCGGGCGCTGCGGCGCATTGGCCGGGCGTGAAATTCACGGTGTTGGGCGATGCCGCGCTGATCGAAGACCGGGCCCGCGCCGTCGGCGTGGATTGGCCGCCGCTCCTGCGCGGCGGGCAGGTGAGTATGGCGAATCGCCCGTTGGCCGTGCCGTCGCACGCAGGCCGGCTCGATGCCGCGAACGGCCGCTACGTGCTCGGGTTGCTCGACGATGCAATCGACGGTGCGCTTGGCTCCACGGTCGGCGGTACGTCCAGCGGTACGTTCGACGCGATCGTGACCGCGCCGCTGCAAAAGAGCACGATCAACGATGCCGGCGTGCCGTTCACGGGTCACACCGAGTATCTGGCCGAGCGGACGCGTACCGCTCGGGTCGTCATGATGCTCTCGGGCACGGGCGAGCGCCCGTTGCGCGTTGCGCTCGCCACGACGCATTTGCCGCTCAAGGACGTCCCGGCCGCGCTTGGTGTCGACAGTCTGGTCGAAACGCTCGCCATCATCGATCGCGACTTGCGGCGCGATTTCGGCTTGCCCGTACCTCGGATCCTCGTCACGGGCTTGAACCCGCACGCGGGCGAGAACGGCTACCTCGGACGCGAAGAGATCGACGTCATCGCCCCGGCGCTCGCCGAGGCTGCCCGGCGCGGCATCGACGCACGTGGCCCGTATCCGGCCGACACGCTGTTTCAGCCGCGCTATCTCAACGAAGCCGACTGCGTGCTCGCCATGTTCCACGATCAAGGGTTGCCCGTGCTCAAGTACGCCACCTTCGGCGAAGGCGTCAACATCACGCTCGGGCTGCCCATCATTCGCACGTCCGTCGATCACGGCACGGCGCTCGATCTCGCGGGCACCGGACGCGCCGATGCGGGCAGTATGATCGCCGCCATCGACACGGCCGTCGCGATGGCGCGCAACCGTCGCGGCGGCTGA